In the Candidatus Cloacimonas acidaminovorans str. Evry genome, one interval contains:
- a CDS encoding tetratricopeptide repeat protein, translated as MRYFWLILLIIPCLLFSEDIVTLPFNLISTAYNNMLTGNYEIAEKQYQQLTILYPQERSGWEGLLWSQNAQGKFHKSLKTFSNAKTKLPELDGIYNYYAFALYQQNRLPEARYYYKQALDNMPANPLANQVSCEGLAYTYLALDNYPKAQKYFSKAAFISGRQMSAIKPSFNSTVYYKVPGTEKNAYGFRQSAKYKCAELKLNYEYFQLDNAFFRDLYKADFTYQFIPLEVGINGSYLSGEDARVYPAWQLGMELCPKLYPGKIVLNPELFVSFSHYPRFDVQQISLQPQVLWRDFYFSYALHSAFMDNEPAETDSVHFAQQFCLTKSLPYSFELGFHYGAGNDTWIIDNSGVIIDTFNQNGSYYGISLGKEFFKHLYLYGYYQKWDSEDLFYFSLSGYY; from the coding sequence ATGCGTTATTTTTGGCTGATTCTTCTTATTATCCCCTGTCTGCTTTTTTCAGAAGATATTGTTACCTTGCCATTTAACCTTATTTCCACTGCCTATAATAATATGCTTACCGGAAACTATGAAATAGCCGAAAAACAATATCAACAATTAACCATTTTATATCCACAAGAAAGAAGCGGTTGGGAAGGATTACTTTGGTCTCAAAATGCTCAGGGCAAATTTCATAAATCTCTGAAAACCTTTTCAAATGCCAAAACAAAACTGCCGGAATTAGATGGAATTTATAACTATTATGCCTTTGCCTTATATCAGCAAAACCGTTTGCCTGAAGCAAGGTATTATTATAAACAAGCTTTAGATAATATGCCTGCAAATCCTTTGGCGAATCAAGTTTCCTGTGAAGGTTTAGCTTACACCTATCTGGCTTTGGATAATTATCCTAAAGCACAAAAATATTTTTCTAAGGCAGCTTTTATTAGCGGCAGGCAAATGTCCGCTATAAAACCGTCTTTTAATAGTACTGTCTATTACAAAGTTCCAGGAACAGAAAAAAATGCCTATGGTTTTAGGCAATCTGCCAAATATAAATGTGCAGAGCTTAAGCTAAATTATGAATATTTTCAATTGGATAATGCCTTTTTCCGGGATCTATATAAAGCAGATTTTACTTACCAATTCATTCCTTTGGAAGTAGGCATCAATGGATCTTATCTTTCTGGAGAAGATGCCAGAGTTTATCCTGCCTGGCAGTTAGGAATGGAATTATGTCCAAAACTGTATCCGGGAAAAATTGTTTTGAACCCAGAGCTTTTTGTCTCTTTCAGTCATTATCCACGTTTTGATGTTCAGCAGATAAGTTTGCAGCCTCAAGTTCTTTGGCGTGATTTTTATTTTTCTTATGCTTTGCATAGTGCGTTTATGGATAATGAACCCGCAGAAACGGATAGCGTTCATTTTGCTCAACAGTTTTGCCTAACAAAATCTCTTCCGTATAGTTTTGAGCTTGGTTTTCATTATGGAGCAGGAAACGATACTTGGATAATAGATAATTCTGGAGTGATTATAGATACCTTCAATCAAAATGGTTCTTATTATGGAATCTCCTTAGGTAAGGAATTTTTCAAGCATCTCTATTTATATGGTTATTATCAAAAGTGGGATAGCGAAGACCTTTTCTATTTTTCGCTTTCAGGTTATTATTAA
- a CDS encoding ATP-grasp domain-containing protein — MLQLNDLQISIAVSGLKTGDNPQPGIPVIRSLRAAGFKGKIIGFVYDAMESGIYLDDIADEIYQMPYPSTGAESFLTRLNYIHSKSKIDVIIPTLDSEIPLYIRLHKELNALGIHTFICTEKQFNLRDKSKLFQYFTSKDVAVPKTVLLNSVAEINKAIQDIEFPVFIKGRLYEAYRANNIIEAQKYFWELQAKWGLPVIMQELMEGDEFNVVIVGDGKGNCLGMVPQRKLVITDKGKGFGGVVVNNPALEKFARKIIQILSWRGPCELEIIKDKEGAFHLLEINPRFPAWVRLAEGSGQNQPAATVLLALGEIIEELPPFKPGVLFIRHSEDIISDINLLGEISVNGELIRMHK, encoded by the coding sequence ATGCTGCAATTAAATGATTTACAGATCAGCATTGCTGTATCTGGTCTTAAAACAGGTGATAATCCTCAACCCGGAATTCCGGTAATTCGTTCTCTTAGAGCCGCTGGTTTTAAAGGTAAAATAATCGGCTTTGTTTATGATGCAATGGAATCTGGAATATATTTAGATGATATAGCAGACGAGATTTATCAAATGCCTTATCCTTCTACCGGTGCAGAATCATTTTTAACACGCTTGAATTATATCCATTCCAAAAGTAAAATTGATGTGATTATTCCAACTTTGGATTCTGAGATTCCGCTTTATATCCGCTTACACAAGGAGCTTAATGCACTTGGTATTCATACATTTATCTGCACAGAAAAGCAATTTAACCTGCGTGATAAGAGCAAACTATTTCAATATTTTACTTCCAAAGATGTTGCTGTTCCTAAGACCGTCCTTTTAAATAGTGTTGCAGAAATAAACAAAGCAATTCAAGACATAGAGTTTCCGGTTTTTATTAAGGGTCGTCTCTACGAAGCATATAGAGCCAATAATATTATAGAAGCGCAAAAGTATTTTTGGGAACTGCAGGCAAAATGGGGCTTACCGGTTATTATGCAAGAACTTATGGAAGGTGATGAATTTAATGTTGTTATTGTAGGGGATGGCAAAGGAAACTGCCTGGGGATGGTTCCACAGCGTAAACTGGTTATAACAGATAAGGGTAAAGGTTTTGGAGGGGTAGTAGTAAACAATCCTGCTCTGGAAAAGTTTGCTCGTAAAATAATCCAGATTCTTTCTTGGCGTGGGCCCTGCGAACTGGAAATTATCAAGGATAAAGAGGGTGCTTTTCATTTACTGGAAATTAATCCTCGTTTTCCTGCCTGGGTTCGTTTAGCGGAAGGTAGTGGCCAAAATCAACCTGCGGCAACAGTTTTACTTGCTTTGGGTGAAATAATTGAGGAATTGCCTCCTTTTAAACCTGGAGTTCTTTTTATCCGTCATTCAGAAGATATAATTAGTGACATAAACCTTCTGGGTGAGATTTCAGTTAATGGCGAACTGATAAGAATGCATAAATAA
- a CDS encoding tetratricopeptide repeat protein yields MKRIILPCLLILAAGFLLGQGKASITDSYNAETARNYTRALQIMEDLSANDPNDEFYILRIAWLQYLLGSYNESMKNYQKSNNLYPSLDAQTGILNCQLALGMWNEAHNQAEHILQNFPQNIAVLSKAAYSTYMLQNYRATADYYQRIVNIFPWDMESRGYLVNNLYLSKDIENARQHYQILKKYAPDSAMAKEYSKIFK; encoded by the coding sequence ATGAAACGAATTATTCTACCCTGTCTCCTTATCTTGGCTGCAGGGTTTCTTCTGGGGCAGGGTAAGGCATCTATTACTGATTCTTATAATGCTGAGACCGCCAGAAATTATACGCGTGCACTACAAATTATGGAAGACCTAAGTGCAAACGATCCCAATGACGAATTTTACATTTTACGCATTGCCTGGTTGCAGTATCTCTTAGGGAGTTATAATGAATCAATGAAAAACTATCAGAAATCCAATAACCTATATCCTTCCTTGGATGCACAAACTGGTATTCTGAATTGTCAATTAGCTTTAGGGATGTGGAATGAAGCCCATAATCAAGCAGAGCATATTCTGCAGAATTTTCCTCAGAATATAGCTGTTCTCAGTAAAGCTGCTTATTCCACCTATATGCTTCAAAATTATAGAGCTACAGCAGATTATTATCAAAGAATTGTTAATATATTCCCTTGGGATATGGAATCGCGTGGTTATCTGGTAAACAATCTGTACCTTTCCAAGGATATAGAAAATGCTCGCCAGCATTATCAAATCTTAAAGAAATATGCTCCCGATTCTGCTATGGCAAAGGAATATTCTAAGATATTCAAATAA
- a CDS encoding lipoprotein, translated as MRRIFFFLLLIVLLASCNLRENLLLPPEISAADYQTGNTIKVYSDYLIKAANDDSYLMLHKESIADELIHLGDEIVFRKVKTFVMRDSLGFQNNAEAKSNTYQFGVIRSGTIIDLIASINMAEIYTEIKPSSDPFYLVSFNYYLQANPINPTYYNKRRAYFPISATGEYALLSIPEEDNPTLQHNGRDNFYAVLLNNTGAQVAVNFPAAYTSMAGNITIRLKDNLTDYNKLTAYYPNAAISYPVVELQTEKAIGNCLAYLRILNAGKGFFSRQWIHLSENSVYSWSENDPVSGTSNWWIDETGLYSFLKGSGEYFLLSPLENQQEISVPLDGSVNSVFLQQVWFDLRSISLPETQMKVNIAPDISSILADYFQNNPYSFNSPVQAFVINFYKDSELIATLPENNWIEFGFFTNQTENNKNRLFSVCRNNLQDIITYKSPGTSYDANHYIQVNSYIYSGITSSAAYLYGCLQTAPSQLKVPYYKNRQYLQTENAIISWWNADKTDYDYLILNLKPAFPNHPWLKGEPFYISAASSLADFCFYTHNEKQSSLPSGFYLALPVFNPQENYLLFSTFPYSRLKNYLQGTANCYVQKNWLNIYPEFPGMIINCKINYTNPFKLRTYSTMNFFWNDLIFYTYGNAPQETNTIFSFYKTNTLADPYRILSNQYNLSYSSAVYQVSSDSEENFALFQPVLFFPRTAKGQNLLFYEKTEPFYRLYAFYESASYDPWYFYIDNGFNGIALANSGSYASFVDNNPHNSVSVSVRNSTQDEIVSLYQVQFVLPNYFINKGVPSGSILNLSKLNYVSGVDNLLAAYQLSVSTPTGEPINPDFYNIIGAQQEPYIYLPITEVATIKTAHLFYRDQLGNVTELNRVDSFSANYANEYIVVGNCFICTVPNPGIFYITKF; from the coding sequence ATGCGTCGTATCTTTTTTTTCTTGTTATTAATTGTTTTGCTTGCTTCCTGTAACTTACGGGAAAATTTATTGTTACCCCCAGAAATTTCTGCAGCAGATTATCAAACGGGGAACACTATCAAGGTCTATTCCGATTATTTAATTAAAGCCGCAAATGACGATTCCTATTTAATGCTACACAAAGAATCCATTGCCGATGAATTAATTCACTTAGGTGACGAAATTGTTTTTCGTAAAGTGAAAACATTTGTTATGCGAGATTCCTTGGGCTTTCAAAATAATGCCGAAGCAAAAAGTAATACCTATCAATTTGGCGTTATACGTTCCGGTACTATAATAGACCTTATTGCTTCTATCAATATGGCCGAAATATACACTGAAATAAAACCGAGTTCAGATCCATTTTATTTAGTTAGTTTCAATTATTATCTGCAAGCCAATCCTATAAATCCTACATATTATAATAAGCGCAGAGCTTATTTTCCTATATCGGCTACAGGTGAATATGCTCTATTGTCTATACCTGAAGAGGATAATCCTACCCTGCAACATAACGGTAGGGATAATTTCTATGCTGTTTTGCTTAATAACACGGGAGCCCAGGTAGCGGTAAATTTTCCTGCTGCATACACATCTATGGCTGGAAATATAACTATTAGGTTGAAAGATAATTTAACCGATTACAATAAATTAACTGCCTACTACCCCAATGCGGCTATATCTTATCCTGTTGTAGAGTTACAAACTGAAAAAGCAATCGGCAACTGCCTTGCTTACTTAAGAATATTAAATGCAGGAAAGGGATTTTTTAGCAGACAGTGGATTCATCTATCAGAAAATTCTGTATACAGCTGGTCTGAAAACGATCCTGTGTCCGGAACTTCCAACTGGTGGATAGATGAAACAGGTCTATACAGTTTTTTAAAAGGCAGCGGTGAATATTTCCTGTTAAGCCCTTTGGAAAATCAACAGGAAATATCCGTCCCCTTAGATGGAAGCGTTAATAGTGTATTTTTACAACAGGTCTGGTTCGATTTACGCTCAATTTCTTTACCGGAAACCCAGATGAAAGTTAATATCGCTCCCGATATTTCTTCCATACTGGCCGATTACTTTCAAAATAATCCCTATTCTTTCAATTCCCCTGTGCAGGCATTCGTAATCAATTTTTATAAAGATTCTGAACTTATAGCTACCCTACCTGAAAATAACTGGATCGAATTTGGCTTTTTCACCAACCAAACAGAGAATAATAAAAACCGCCTATTTAGTGTTTGTCGTAATAACCTTCAGGATATTATTACTTATAAAAGCCCAGGAACAAGCTATGATGCCAATCATTATATCCAAGTTAATTCCTATATCTATTCTGGGATAACATCTTCTGCAGCATATCTTTATGGCTGTTTACAAACAGCTCCCTCGCAGTTGAAAGTTCCTTATTATAAAAATCGCCAATACCTGCAAACCGAAAATGCCATTATTAGTTGGTGGAATGCCGATAAAACTGATTATGATTATCTTATTCTAAATTTAAAACCTGCTTTTCCCAATCATCCTTGGCTGAAAGGAGAACCGTTTTATATCAGCGCAGCGAGTTCATTAGCCGATTTTTGTTTCTATACGCATAATGAAAAGCAAAGCTCTTTGCCTTCGGGTTTTTATCTTGCTTTACCTGTTTTCAACCCGCAAGAAAATTATCTTCTATTTTCCACTTTTCCTTATTCGCGCCTAAAAAATTATCTGCAGGGAACAGCAAATTGTTATGTCCAAAAGAACTGGCTGAATATCTATCCCGAATTTCCCGGGATGATTATTAATTGCAAAATAAACTATACCAATCCGTTTAAACTGAGAACTTATTCCACAATGAACTTCTTCTGGAATGATCTCATTTTTTATACTTATGGCAATGCCCCTCAAGAAACAAACACAATTTTCAGCTTTTATAAAACTAATACACTTGCAGATCCCTATCGCATTCTTTCCAATCAATATAACCTCAGTTACTCTTCTGCTGTATATCAGGTAAGTTCAGATTCCGAAGAAAATTTTGCTCTCTTTCAGCCAGTGCTCTTTTTCCCACGCACTGCAAAAGGACAGAATCTGCTCTTTTATGAAAAAACAGAACCCTTCTATCGACTTTATGCTTTTTATGAAAGCGCTTCTTACGATCCCTGGTATTTTTATATTGATAATGGATTTAATGGTATTGCTTTAGCTAATAGCGGTTCCTATGCCTCCTTTGTAGATAATAACCCTCATAATAGTGTAAGCGTTTCTGTTAGAAACTCCACTCAAGATGAAATCGTCTCACTCTATCAGGTACAGTTTGTGCTACCAAACTATTTTATTAATAAGGGTGTGCCTTCAGGGTCAATTCTCAATTTGAGCAAATTGAATTATGTTTCTGGAGTTGATAATCTCTTGGCAGCTTATCAGCTTAGTGTGTCAACTCCCACGGGAGAGCCAATTAATCCAGATTTTTACAATATTATCGGAGCACAACAAGAACCCTATATTTATCTCCCTATTACAGAAGTAGCTACTATTAAAACTGCTCATTTGTTTTACCGCGATCAATTAGGAAATGTAACAGAACTAAACCGAGTGGATAGTTTTAGCGCTAATTATGCGAATGAATATATTGTTGTAGGAAATTGCTTTATCTGTACTGTTCCCAATCCGGGGATTTTTTATATCACCAAATTCTAA
- a CDS encoding urea transporter, which produces MFLAIPDSYATILFSDSVLLGLMLLTITLLSPVVGLSGLFSLIVAILAARILGFEHWESSSGITAFNSLLAGMMVGYYYPMQIISSSSINYLCFLLLVSLFTLLLYLFSSYLFQQFFRLPSMSLSFSIVAILLWYYFARKGYLSNYPFDKILLFSPTLKLPEFWRLFFISLGSIFFTPEVSAGILVSIALLIITRIGFGLALLGWTLNYILMRLAGVQPGSGVFYSGFNAILIMYAVAGIYLLPGKSSILIGLIATGIGFLFTALFNVVYYYYNAFTGLYTPLAVPVFAFPFNIVVLLVIFSLRLRLKVDKPVMNDYGVFNPELALQTYQERYKRFSHLGIPQFAMPLNGLWTITQGNNGIYTHKLDWAYAWDFEMLNSEGRNYDKENNNLNDYFSFGKPVLASAAGSVVKICEGVADNPIGQVNTKENWGNYVCLSHSYGLYSFYAHLKQGSIRVKVGDYIQKGDCIAQLGNSGRSAVPHLHFQVQLGIEPGSPTRLSHLINYKLIKEDKTLEFIGSGIPKEKETLSALVAEPHLQSILALQQQNEQQLKVTRGKKQSTELWKVHLDLWGNFTIKSTKHTDLSFSVYDGIYNALSLKGNRKSALTAFALLISRLPYSEKQEIYLSDEPALSVIISPALRHIVLLFSPLFPLFSACVHSKIKVNSDFIEVESDITYRILGIPYRNRTGNVSIEKYKGLAALELKKGKKTLLKAETI; this is translated from the coding sequence GTGTTTTTAGCTATTCCAGATAGCTATGCCACAATTTTGTTTTCGGATTCAGTGCTTTTAGGATTGATGTTGCTTACGATTACTTTACTATCTCCTGTTGTAGGTTTATCTGGTTTATTTTCTTTAATTGTGGCAATTTTGGCAGCAAGAATTTTGGGCTTTGAGCATTGGGAATCAAGTAGTGGGATAACTGCTTTCAATTCACTTTTAGCAGGTATGATGGTTGGTTATTACTATCCGATGCAAATTATCAGCAGTTCATCTATAAATTATCTTTGTTTTCTGCTGTTAGTTTCTCTTTTCACTCTTTTACTATACTTGTTTAGCAGCTATCTTTTTCAACAATTCTTCCGTTTACCTTCAATGAGCTTATCTTTTTCCATAGTAGCTATACTTTTATGGTATTATTTTGCTCGCAAAGGGTATTTATCCAATTATCCATTTGATAAAATACTGCTTTTCAGTCCGACACTCAAGTTACCTGAATTTTGGCGTTTATTCTTTATTTCTTTGGGTTCTATCTTTTTTACTCCGGAAGTTTCTGCAGGCATCTTAGTTTCTATAGCTTTACTAATAATTACGCGCATCGGATTTGGCTTAGCACTTTTAGGATGGACGCTAAATTATATATTAATGCGTTTGGCGGGTGTGCAACCAGGAAGCGGAGTTTTCTATTCAGGTTTTAATGCTATTTTAATTATGTATGCCGTTGCGGGAATATATCTTTTGCCAGGTAAAAGTTCCATTTTGATTGGGTTAATTGCAACCGGAATTGGCTTTTTATTTACTGCCTTATTCAATGTTGTATATTATTACTACAATGCTTTTACTGGCTTATATACCCCTCTGGCGGTTCCAGTTTTTGCTTTTCCGTTCAATATAGTTGTTTTACTAGTAATTTTCAGTTTGCGTTTACGGCTGAAAGTGGATAAACCTGTAATGAATGATTATGGTGTTTTCAATCCCGAATTGGCTTTGCAGACCTATCAGGAACGCTATAAAAGGTTTAGCCATTTAGGTATCCCTCAATTTGCTATGCCTCTAAATGGTTTGTGGACTATCACTCAAGGAAACAATGGGATCTATACTCATAAATTGGATTGGGCTTATGCTTGGGATTTTGAAATGCTGAATAGTGAAGGGAGAAACTACGATAAAGAAAACAATAATTTAAATGACTATTTTTCTTTCGGTAAACCGGTTCTTGCTTCAGCGGCAGGTTCTGTAGTTAAAATTTGTGAAGGAGTAGCGGATAATCCTATTGGCCAGGTTAATACTAAGGAGAATTGGGGTAATTATGTTTGCCTTTCTCACAGCTACGGACTTTACTCTTTTTATGCACATCTCAAACAGGGTAGCATCAGAGTTAAAGTTGGCGATTATATTCAAAAAGGGGATTGTATTGCTCAATTAGGAAATTCAGGACGCTCAGCAGTTCCGCATTTACATTTTCAAGTTCAATTGGGAATTGAACCCGGCAGTCCAACCCGTCTATCACATTTAATTAACTACAAACTTATCAAGGAAGATAAAACCCTTGAATTTATCGGTAGTGGTATTCCCAAGGAAAAAGAAACTCTTTCTGCATTAGTAGCAGAACCCCATTTACAAAGTATTTTAGCTTTACAACAGCAAAACGAACAGCAGCTAAAAGTTACCCGCGGTAAAAAACAAAGCACCGAATTATGGAAAGTACATCTTGATCTTTGGGGCAATTTCACCATTAAATCTACTAAACATACCGACCTGAGCTTCAGCGTTTATGATGGAATTTATAATGCTCTTTCTTTAAAAGGAAATCGTAAAAGTGCTCTTACAGCTTTTGCTTTGTTAATTTCCCGTCTACCATACAGTGAAAAACAGGAAATCTACTTATCTGATGAACCGGCTCTTTCTGTAATTATCAGTCCTGCGTTACGGCATATAGTATTACTTTTCAGCCCCTTATTTCCTCTTTTTTCTGCTTGTGTACACAGTAAAATAAAGGTCAATTCAGATTTTATTGAAGTAGAAAGCGATATCACATACCGTATTTTGGGTATTCCATATAGAAACAGAACAGGAAATGTAAGTATAGAAAAATATAAGGGATTAGCGGCTTTGGAACTAAAGAAGGGTAAAAAAACCTTACTAAAAGCCGAAACAATTTAA
- a CDS encoding alanine racemase, with protein sequence MKKHYTAPYIERNSSGNLNKYAHTTVVRHQDNIDGVPIKTLVQKYGTPLFVFSEKQIRRTYRRLLETIRIHYPKVDIVWSYKTNYLAAICNIFHQEGAPAEVVSRMEYEKARSNGIPGNRIYFNGPSKRKQDLQIAIKEGAYIHIDHLEELYQIENIAEELAIKPKVAIRVNMDTGISPMWTRFGFNYENGEAYRTVQRLISGNKVQLVGLHTHIGTFILDPNAYYWAATKLLNFAQTIKDNFGIVLDYIDMGGGFASNNTLIDQYTPGELASPSFEQYAEAIGTAFNASHYVKEYHPRLILETGRVLIDESGYLIASVLGKKNLPTGERAVILDAGVNINITAWWYKQRVLPTKPFPGTYQNTVFYGPLCMNIDVIRSAMPFPDLYYGDTVIISPVGAYNVTQWMQFIEYRPNVCLINETGEVDVIRSQEDLSDLTSREYIPDHLRQI encoded by the coding sequence ATGAAAAAACATTATACTGCTCCCTACATTGAACGTAATAGCTCTGGAAATCTTAATAAATATGCCCACACAACGGTTGTCCGACATCAAGATAACATAGATGGAGTTCCGATTAAGACCTTAGTACAGAAGTATGGAACACCCTTGTTTGTTTTTTCCGAAAAACAGATTAGACGAACCTACCGGCGTTTGCTGGAAACAATCCGTATTCATTATCCTAAAGTAGATATTGTTTGGAGCTATAAAACTAATTATTTGGCTGCTATCTGTAATATTTTTCATCAGGAAGGTGCCCCGGCAGAAGTAGTTAGTAGAATGGAATATGAAAAAGCCAGGAGTAATGGCATTCCTGGAAACAGGATATATTTTAATGGCCCTTCTAAACGCAAGCAAGATTTGCAAATAGCTATTAAGGAAGGTGCCTATATACATATTGATCACTTAGAAGAACTGTATCAAATTGAAAATATTGCCGAAGAGCTTGCCATAAAACCCAAAGTTGCTATTCGCGTAAATATGGATACAGGGATTAGTCCAATGTGGACTCGTTTTGGCTTTAATTATGAAAATGGGGAAGCGTATCGAACAGTGCAGCGTCTTATTTCCGGAAACAAAGTTCAGCTGGTTGGTTTGCATACCCATATTGGCACTTTTATTTTAGATCCCAATGCTTATTATTGGGCAGCTACCAAACTTCTAAATTTCGCTCAAACTATTAAGGATAATTTTGGTATTGTATTGGATTATATAGATATGGGAGGAGGTTTTGCTTCGAATAATACTCTAATTGATCAATACACTCCGGGAGAATTGGCTTCACCATCTTTTGAACAGTATGCTGAGGCAATAGGAACTGCTTTTAATGCTTCTCATTATGTGAAAGAATATCACCCCCGTTTAATTTTGGAAACTGGAAGGGTGTTAATTGATGAATCGGGTTATCTTATTGCCAGTGTTCTTGGCAAAAAGAATCTTCCCACAGGTGAGCGAGCTGTAATTTTGGATGCAGGAGTGAATATAAACATCACTGCCTGGTGGTATAAACAACGCGTTTTACCTACCAAACCATTTCCAGGAACCTATCAAAACACCGTTTTCTATGGTCCTCTGTGTATGAATATTGATGTAATTAGAAGTGCAATGCCTTTTCCTGATCTTTATTATGGCGATACAGTTATTATTTCACCTGTTGGTGCTTATAATGTAACTCAGTGGATGCAGTTTATAGAATATCGTCCCAATGTCTGCCTAATAAACGAAACCGGTGAAGTAGATGTTATTCGTTCCCAAGAAGATCTTTCAGATCTAACTTCCCGAGAATATATTCCAGATCACTTACGGCAAATATGA
- a CDS encoding PqqD family protein yields MNTDQLMTLAVNKNGFVFDPENGISYTVNETGLFVLQQLQSGATQDEIIKCLTEEYEVTEKNAISDVDHFMAMLKALNLIED; encoded by the coding sequence ATGAACACAGACCAACTAATGACCCTTGCTGTAAACAAAAATGGCTTTGTTTTTGATCCTGAAAACGGGATAAGCTACACTGTAAACGAAACAGGCCTCTTTGTCTTACAGCAATTGCAATCAGGAGCTACCCAAGACGAAATTATAAAATGTTTAACAGAAGAGTATGAGGTAACTGAAAAAAATGCTATTAGTGATGTAGATCATTTTATGGCAATGCTCAAAGCGTTGAATTTGATAGAGGACTAA
- a CDS encoding YifB family Mg chelatase-like AAA ATPase — translation MVGIVLSYTTLGIDAYQISVEADIGTGFNPMNIVGMASNAVKESKDRVIAAIKNSGYQISTQHYTINLAPADLKKDSAALDLPIALAILQCNEIFRIIDYDTIAMIGELSLDGFVRPVAGVLPIALAAKKEGIDTLIVPLENAEEAAIIEGLNVIPVTSLRECVSWLCKETEIMAANVDREKIFQVLNDFPVDMSDVKGQFQVKRALEVAAAGGHNVLMIGPPGSGKTMLARRVPTILPELNLEEALEATKIHSVAGYSKNFRNGILTTRPFRSPHHTISDVALIGGGAFPKPGEVSLSHRGVLFLDELPEFKRVVLEVLRQPLEDGVVTISRAASSLTFPAEFMLIASMNPCPCGYFGSNIPNHQCNCEWGSILRYRSRISGPLLDRIDIHVEVPSVSYADLASLPTGDKSVDIRARVNKARAIQHDRFKGTGIFNNSQMNSKQLRKFCILDDASNALLQNAIDKMGYSARVFDRILKVSRTIADLEGRKDIISDDISEAIQYRTLDRKYWS, via the coding sequence ATGGTTGGAATTGTTCTTTCGTACACTACTCTCGGAATAGATGCCTATCAGATTTCGGTAGAAGCAGATATTGGAACCGGTTTTAATCCGATGAACATTGTAGGGATGGCTTCCAATGCTGTTAAAGAAAGCAAGGACAGAGTTATTGCTGCCATCAAGAATTCCGGTTATCAAATTAGTACCCAACATTATACAATAAACCTTGCTCCAGCGGATTTGAAAAAGGATAGCGCAGCTTTGGATTTGCCTATTGCTTTAGCCATTTTGCAATGCAACGAGATTTTTAGAATTATTGACTACGATACAATTGCGATGATTGGCGAGCTCTCTTTGGATGGATTTGTTCGTCCTGTAGCAGGTGTTTTGCCAATTGCTCTGGCAGCCAAAAAAGAAGGTATAGATACTCTTATTGTTCCTCTGGAAAATGCCGAAGAAGCAGCCATTATTGAAGGTCTGAATGTTATTCCTGTTACCTCTTTAAGAGAATGTGTCAGTTGGCTTTGTAAAGAAACAGAGATTATGGCTGCTAATGTAGACCGGGAGAAGATTTTTCAGGTATTAAACGATTTTCCCGTGGATATGAGTGATGTGAAAGGTCAATTTCAAGTGAAACGTGCTTTGGAAGTTGCTGCAGCAGGAGGTCATAATGTTTTGATGATTGGTCCTCCGGGAAGTGGAAAAACAATGTTAGCCCGCAGAGTTCCGACAATTTTGCCGGAATTGAATCTGGAAGAAGCATTGGAAGCAACTAAAATTCATTCCGTAGCCGGCTATTCCAAAAATTTTCGCAATGGTATTTTAACCACCAGACCTTTTCGCTCGCCTCATCATACGATTAGTGATGTTGCCTTAATTGGAGGAGGTGCTTTTCCTAAACCGGGAGAGGTTTCTCTTTCGCATAGGGGAGTTTTATTTTTGGATGAGCTTCCGGAATTCAAAAGAGTGGTTTTGGAAGTTTTGCGTCAACCGCTTGAAGATGGGGTAGTTACAATTTCCCGAGCAGCATCCAGTTTAACTTTTCCAGCGGAATTTATGTTGATTGCCAGTATGAATCCTTGTCCTTGCGGATATTTTGGTTCCAATATTCCCAATCATCAATGCAACTGTGAATGGGGTTCAATTTTGCGTTATCGGAGCAGAATTTCCGGACCACTTTTAGATAGAATAGATATCCATGTGGAAGTTCCTTCTGTCAGCTATGCGGATTTGGCTTCTTTGCCTACAGGAGATAAGTCAGTTGATATCAGAGCCAGAGTAAATAAAGCCAGAGCCATTCAACATGACCGTTTTAAGGGGACAGGAATTTTTAATAACAGCCAGATGAATTCTAAGCAGTTACGCAAGTTTTGCATTTTAGATGATGCAAGTAATGCACTGCTGCAAAATGCGATAGATAAAATGGGCTATTCGGCAAGGGTCTTTGATAGAATACTAAAGGTTTCCAGAACTATTGCAGACCTGGAAGGACGCAAAGATATAATCTCTGACGATATCAGCGAAGCAATTCAATATCGCACTCTGGATAGAAAATACTGGAGCTGA